The segment ATCCGTTTGCGATCGATACGAAATCCCGCTTGTGATGGACTGTGCGGAAACAGTTGGCGCGACGTATAAAGGTCAGCATGTCGGGCACGGGGTTAAGGCGGCTGCATTTTCATTCAACGGCAACAAGATTGTGACGACTTCCGGCGGAGGCATGGTGACGAGCGACGATGGTGCGTTGATCGATCACGCTCGCTACCTCGCGAACCAGGCGAAACAACCGGGTTGGCAATATGAGCATCATGAGATCGGCTACAACTACCGGCTGAGCAATATTTTGGCCGCGATCGGCATCAGTCAACTCGAGGTCATTGAGCAAAGGGTTCAACGGAAACGTGAGATCTTCAATCAGTACAAAGATGAGCTGGCAGAAGTGCCTGGCATTCGCTTTATGCCGGACGTTAGCTACGGAGTCGGCAACCGATGGCTGACTGCGGTGATGATCGACGAGAAAGAATTTGGCGTCGACAACATCGCCGTGATGACCGGGCTCGAAGCCGAAAACATTGAGTCTCGCCCAATCTGGCGTCCGTTGCACACGCAAAAGGTATTCGCCAACTGCCGCGTCGCCGGCGGGCAAGTCGCAGAATCAATTA is part of the Mariniblastus fucicola genome and harbors:
- a CDS encoding aminotransferase class I/II-fold pyridoxal phosphate-dependent enzyme, whose translation is MPSTTDKNLKRIFLSAPHMCGRELDYVKKAFESNYIAPVGPQLDQFEELFSEITGLPHCVAVANGTSAIHLMLRCIGIKPGDLVLASTLTFIGSVAGAKYLGADLGFIDCDYDTWNMDIDVLEKEIESLLKSGIKPAAVLPTENYGQPCDVDRLRSVCDRYEIPLVMDCAETVGATYKGQHVGHGVKAAAFSFNGNKIVTTSGGGMVTSDDGALIDHARYLANQAKQPGWQYEHHEIGYNYRLSNILAAIGISQLEVIEQRVQRKREIFNQYKDELAEVPGIRFMPDVSYGVGNRWLTAVMIDEKEFGVDNIAVMTGLEAENIESRPIWRPLHTQKVFANCRVAGGQVAESINRQGICLPSGTSMSNEDVTRICKTIRSLCKTRSLRETG